Within Saccharomonospora cyanea NA-134, the genomic segment TCGGCGAGCTCTCTACGGCCCGACGGTGTGCGACGCATGTGCAGGACGATCTGCACGGCGGCCGCCAACTGGCTGTGCAGGGCCTCACGGGGCAGGCCCCCGAGGGCGGCGAGGGCTTCCAGCCGGGCGGGCACTTCGGCGGGCGCGTTGGCATGCAACGTGCCCGCACCACCGTCGTGGCCGGTGTTCAGCGCCGTGAGCAGCTCCACGACCTCGCGGCCCCTGACCTCACCGACGACGAGGCGGTCGGGTCTCATGCGAAGTGCCTGACGGACTAGCTCCCGTAGCGTCACCTCTCCCGAGCCCTCCACGTTGGGCGGCCTCGCCACGAGACGGACGAACTGCGGGTGATCGGGTTGGAGCTCGCCGACATCCTCCACACACACCACCCGCTCGGCGGGATCGACGGCTCCGAGCAGCGCGGCCAGCAGTGTGCTCTTGCCCGAGCCCGTGGCCCCCGACACCAGGAAGGCCAACCGGGCGGACACGATGGCTTCCAGGAGCGCGAGCCCGGCGTCGTCCACGGTGCCGAGCCTTCGCAGGGAGCGCAGGTCGTGCTTCGCGGGTCGCAGCACCCGCAGCGACAGGCACGTGCCCTCGGCCGCGACCGGGGGCAACACGGCGTGCAGCCGGATCCTTCCCTCCGGGCCGCTGCCCGGCAACCAACCGTCCACAAAGGGCTGAGCGTCGTCGAGTCTGCGTCCCGCCGCGAGCGCCAGCCGCTGCGCGAGTCTGCGTACGGCGTCCTCGCCGGGGAACCGCACGTCGGTGCGACGCAGCCCGTCGGGACCGTCGACCCACACCTGGTCGGGCGCGGTCACGAGTATGTCGGTGACGTCGGGCGCCGCGAGGAGCCGTTCCAACGGCCCCACACCGACAAGCTCGTCGTCCAACAGTTTCAGCGCGGCCAGTATGTCGAGGTGTCCCGCGACGCCGCCCGCCTCCGCTCGCACGGCGTCGGCGACGGCACGTGGGTCCGTGACGCTCTGGGTACCGGCCAGCCTGGCCTTGACCCGTTCGACGAGATCGGTACTCATCTCTCCCCCTCCTCGGTTCGTGTTCGAGCAGCGCACCCGACCACTCGGCAACGATCCCGCTCCCGAGTCCACACCCACAACGACCGGCCCTCCCGGCTGTGGACAACTCGTCCCCTGTGGACAACTCCGTCGCGAGCGGCGCCGTCGCGTACCAACGCCACGTCGGTTTTCCGCCGGTGGCGGACTTTCCCGATGAGCAGACTCGTTGCCATGAACGAACATTCGGCACACTCCGCAGGGGTCGCTCTCGTCACCGGCGGCAGCAGGGGAATCGGCGCGGCGACCGCTCTCCGCCTGGCTTCGGACGGGTTCGACGTCGCCATCACGTACCGAAACGGTGAGGACAAGGCGCGTGAGGTCGTGCACGCCGTCGAAGCGACCGGGCGACGCGCGTTGGCCGTGCAGGCCGACAGCGGTGAGCCCGGCGCGATCGAGGCCGCCGTGGCGCGCACGGTGAACGTGCTCGGCGGGATCGACGTCCTCGTGAACAACGCGGGCGAGTTCCTGGTCGCGCCGCTCGACGAGCTCACGCTGGACGACTTCGACCGCACCATGGCCGTCAACGTGCGCGCTCCGTTCGCGGCGGCGAAGGCTGCACTGGAGCACATGCGTGACGGCGGCCGGATCGTCAGCATCGGGAGCAACGTGGCCGAGCGCGCGGTCTTCCCCGGATTCTCCCTGTACTCGGCGAGCAAGGCCGCTCTCGTCGGGCTGGCCAAGGGACTCGGGCGGGAACTCGGCCCCCGCGGCATCACGGTGAACGTGGTGCACCCCGGCCCCACCGACACCGACACGAACCCGGCGAGCGGTCCCAACGCGGAGGCGATCAACTCGTTCACCGCTCTGGGCCGCTACGCCTCGCCGGGCGAGATCGCCGCGGCCGTGTCGTTCCTCGCCGGTGACGGTGGCCGTTACGTGACCGGAACGGCGATCAGCGTGGACGGCGGTTTCTCCGCCTGAGCTCCTGCTACGCGAGGGTGGCGAGGATCGTCCGGGCCACCCTCGCGAGCCGCCTCGTCGGCCGGAACGATCCGCGGTCGAGTGTCCGGCCGACCGCGTTGTCGTGGCCCACCCGACCGAGCACCGGTACTCCCACCGCTTCCCCGACGTCGGCCTCCGAAAGTCCGCTCGTCGACCGCCCCCGGACAACGGCTTCGACGCGGGAGGTACGTTCGCTCAGCCGGCGACGCACACAGGCTGCCGCGACGCAGCCGCGGACGTCGGCAGGCACCACGAGCACCGTGAGGTCGGCCCGGTGGAGAGCCTCGTCGGCCGCGCGATCCGGATGGCGGGGTACGTCGCACACCACCGTCCGGCCCGCCCGCCGCCCCGCGTCCACCACGGCGGCGAGAGCGACGTCGGTGGGCCCCGGCCCCACGCGGTCGCACGACAGGACCGACAGCCGGCCCTTGCCTCGTCGGCGCGCGGGCAGGGCGGCATCGAGTTCGCCCATCGCCACCCGCCCCGCCGGCATCCTGAGGTCGGGCCAGCGCAGCCCCTCGTCCGACTCGGTGCCGAGCACCAGGTCGACTCCGCCGCCGAGCGGATCGCAGTCGACGAGCAGCACGGCGTCGCCCGAACGCGCCGCCGTCACCGCCACGCTCGCCGCCAGCACCGAGGCTCCGGCACCTCCCCGTCCACCGACCACGGCGAGGACCCTGCCCTCGCGGGCGCTGGGCCGTTCGACGACGTCGGCGAGCGAGGTGACCACGACTTCCTCGTCGGCGGGCAGGATCGCGACTCCGTCCACTCCCAGTGACACCGCGGCCTTCCACTCCGCCTGCGTCGGGGCTTCGGTCCGTACCAGGAGCACGTTCGACCGGCGTGGCAGTCCGCCGCTGTCGGGTACCCGATCGAGCAACACGAGCGGCGCGTCCGCCCACCGCGACCTCGCGGCTGCGACATCGCGGACATGGCTTGGCTCACAGCCCACCGCTGCCGCGAGTCGGGAGATGTGATCGCGCACGACGTCGTCGGAGACGACCACGAGTGGACGGTTGTCGGTCACCTCGGCCCCCAGTGTCGATGGTTGTGCACACCACCGTCACGCCTGACCGCATCCGCGACAACCCCGCACACAGAGGCTGTGGACAACTGGGGCTTTGTGGACACTCCTGTGGACAAACCGGGGAAGGCGGCCCCCGCCAGGGGGAGGAGCGAGGGCCGCCCGACGTTCAGTCCCGGGGGGTCGGACTGAACCAGGCCCGGCCATGCCGGGCGCCTCCACTGTAACCCGGTGGACGGCCGACGGAATGCGCACGATCGGCGAGTGACACGCCACAGTCCGCCCGACCGCACCTCGTCCGCTCCGACACGCCCGCGCCGTTCCCAATATCGTGGTGCTGTGCCCGCACCCGACGCCAACACCGACGCCCACCTCGCGACGACCGCCACCTCGGCGGCGTTCTTCGACCTCGACAAGACGATCATCGCCTCGTCCAGCGCACTCGCCTTCAGCAAGCCGTTCCTGCGACAGGGACTGATCAACCGCCGCGCCGCGTTGAAGAGCGCCTACGCCCAGTTGATGTTCGCCCTGTCCGGCGCGGACGCGGACCGGACCGAACGGCTTCGCGCCGAGATCTCCCGCATGTGCACCGGGTGGGACGTCGGTCAGGTCAAGGCCATCGTGAGCGAGACGCTGCACGACGTCGTGGCACCGTTGGTCTACGCCGAGGCCGCCGAACTCATCGAGCGGCACAAGACCGAGGGCAGGGACGTCATCGTCCTGTCGGCCACCGGCGAGGAGGTCGTGCGGCCGATCGCCGACATGCTCGGCATCACCCACAGCATGGGCAGCCGCATGAGGATCGTGGACGGTCGCTACTCGGGCGAGCTCGACTTCTACTGCTACGGGGAGTACAAGGCCGTCGCCGCGCGGCAGATCGCCGCCGAGCGCGGCTACGACCTCGCCGAGTGCCACGCCTACACGGATTCGAGCACGGACCTCCCGCTGCTCGAAGTGGTCGGGCACCCGCACGTGGTGAATCCGGACAAGGCGCTGCGCCGGGTGGCACAGGAACGCGGCTGGCCCGTGCACACGTTCGCCAGTCCGGTGTCCCCTCGCACGCGTATCCCGTCACCCACGACGGCCACGGCCGTTGCGGTGGGGCTCGGGGTGAGTGCCGTGGCGGCGGGGGCGACCCTGTTCGGCCTCTCGCGGCGGAAGCACAGGGAGTCGCCG encodes:
- a CDS encoding TadA family conjugal transfer-associated ATPase produces the protein MSTDLVERVKARLAGTQSVTDPRAVADAVRAEAGGVAGHLDILAALKLLDDELVGVGPLERLLAAPDVTDILVTAPDQVWVDGPDGLRRTDVRFPGEDAVRRLAQRLALAAGRRLDDAQPFVDGWLPGSGPEGRIRLHAVLPPVAAEGTCLSLRVLRPAKHDLRSLRRLGTVDDAGLALLEAIVSARLAFLVSGATGSGKSTLLAALLGAVDPAERVVCVEDVGELQPDHPQFVRLVARPPNVEGSGEVTLRELVRQALRMRPDRLVVGEVRGREVVELLTALNTGHDGGAGTLHANAPAEVPARLEALAALGGLPREALHSQLAAAVQIVLHMRRTPSGRRELAEIGLVRREAGVVRVETAWQPGERLRRDSALTTALLSRRNSPRPTVGGVTPC
- a CDS encoding SDR family NAD(P)-dependent oxidoreductase encodes the protein MNEHSAHSAGVALVTGGSRGIGAATALRLASDGFDVAITYRNGEDKAREVVHAVEATGRRALAVQADSGEPGAIEAAVARTVNVLGGIDVLVNNAGEFLVAPLDELTLDDFDRTMAVNVRAPFAAAKAALEHMRDGGRIVSIGSNVAERAVFPGFSLYSASKAALVGLAKGLGRELGPRGITVNVVHPGPTDTDTNPASGPNAEAINSFTALGRYASPGEIAAAVSFLAGDGGRYVTGTAISVDGGFSA
- the ssd gene encoding septum site-determining protein Ssd, encoding MTDNRPLVVVSDDVVRDHISRLAAAVGCEPSHVRDVAAARSRWADAPLVLLDRVPDSGGLPRRSNVLLVRTEAPTQAEWKAAVSLGVDGVAILPADEEVVVTSLADVVERPSAREGRVLAVVGGRGGAGASVLAASVAVTAARSGDAVLLVDCDPLGGGVDLVLGTESDEGLRWPDLRMPAGRVAMGELDAALPARRRGKGRLSVLSCDRVGPGPTDVALAAVVDAGRRAGRTVVCDVPRHPDRAADEALHRADLTVLVVPADVRGCVAAACVRRRLSERTSRVEAVVRGRSTSGLSEADVGEAVGVPVLGRVGHDNAVGRTLDRGSFRPTRRLARVARTILATLA
- a CDS encoding HAD family hydrolase, which encodes MPAPDANTDAHLATTATSAAFFDLDKTIIASSSALAFSKPFLRQGLINRRAALKSAYAQLMFALSGADADRTERLRAEISRMCTGWDVGQVKAIVSETLHDVVAPLVYAEAAELIERHKTEGRDVIVLSATGEEVVRPIADMLGITHSMGSRMRIVDGRYSGELDFYCYGEYKAVAARQIAAERGYDLAECHAYTDSSTDLPLLEVVGHPHVVNPDKALRRVAQERGWPVHTFASPVSPRTRIPSPTTATAVAVGLGVSAVAAGATLFGLSRRKHRESPSRD